From Dissulfurirhabdus thermomarina, a single genomic window includes:
- a CDS encoding shikimate kinase — protein MKEKVLLVGARATGKSAVGGVLARRLAWPFADLDQRIEAAAGRSIAEIVAAEGWEGFRRREAALLAELLEAPGRLVLAGGGGVVLHASLRELARRRALVVWLKAGVETVLRRLAADPGTGRRRPALVAGASPEAEVRRVLAERAPLYAAWAHAEVDTEGSGPEEIADRIAAMIRPPGREEG, from the coding sequence ATGAAGGAGAAGGTCCTCCTGGTGGGCGCCCGGGCCACGGGGAAGAGCGCCGTGGGCGGGGTCCTCGCCCGGCGCCTTGCCTGGCCGTTCGCGGACCTCGATCAGCGGATCGAGGCGGCGGCCGGCCGGTCCATCGCCGAGATCGTGGCCGCGGAGGGGTGGGAGGGCTTCCGCCGGCGCGAGGCGGCCCTCCTCGCCGAGCTACTCGAGGCTCCGGGCCGGCTGGTCCTCGCGGGCGGCGGCGGGGTGGTGCTCCATGCCTCCCTCCGGGAGCTTGCCCGGCGGCGGGCGTTGGTGGTATGGCTCAAGGCCGGGGTGGAGACCGTCCTGCGGCGGCTCGCCGCCGACCCGGGCACCGGGCGCCGCCGTCCCGCTCTGGTGGCGGGGGCCTCGCCCGAGGCGGAGGTGCGGCGGGTCCTGGCCGAGCGGGCGCCCCTGTATGCGGCCTGGGCCCACGCCGAGGTGGACACCGAGGGGTCCGGGCCTGAGGAGATCGCGGACCGGATCGCCGCCATGATCCGTCCGCCGGGACGGGAGGAGGGATGA
- the aroC gene encoding chorismate synthase, with translation MPGNTFGQLFRVTTWGESHGPAIGAVIDGCPPRLPLTEAVVQAALDLRRPGKGGPAETARSEPDRVEILSGVFEGRTTGTPISLLIWNRDARSEAYDALREVFRPGHGDITYQAKYGIRDHRGGGRASGRETAARVAAGAVAQVLLDRLGIRVTAYTVALGGVRARAFDPEAIETNRLFCPDPEAAARMEARVAEARAAGDSVGGVVEVRAAGVPAGLGEPVFGKLDGELAGALMSIGAVKGVEIGAGFRAAEMTGSEHNDPITPAGFEGNNAGGILAGISNGDELVIRAAVKPIPSIARPQRTVNLRGEAVELRVGGRHDASAIPRIVPVCQAMVRLVLADHVLRARGQGQAIDWPGEGR, from the coding sequence ATGCCCGGCAACACCTTCGGCCAGCTCTTCCGGGTGACCACCTGGGGCGAATCCCACGGCCCGGCCATCGGGGCGGTGATCGACGGCTGCCCGCCCCGCCTGCCCCTCACCGAGGCGGTGGTCCAGGCCGCCTTGGATCTCCGCCGTCCCGGAAAGGGCGGCCCCGCGGAGACCGCCCGGTCGGAGCCCGACCGGGTGGAGATCCTCTCCGGCGTCTTCGAGGGGCGGACCACCGGGACGCCCATCTCGCTCCTCATCTGGAACCGGGACGCCCGGAGCGAGGCCTACGACGCCCTGCGGGAGGTCTTCCGGCCCGGCCACGGGGACATCACCTACCAGGCCAAGTACGGCATCCGGGACCACCGGGGCGGCGGCCGGGCCTCCGGGCGGGAGACCGCCGCCCGGGTGGCGGCGGGGGCCGTGGCCCAGGTCCTCCTCGACCGCCTGGGCATCCGGGTGACGGCGTACACCGTGGCCCTCGGGGGGGTCCGGGCCCGCGCCTTCGACCCGGAGGCCATCGAGACCAACCGCCTCTTCTGCCCCGACCCGGAGGCCGCCGCCCGGATGGAGGCCCGGGTGGCCGAGGCCCGGGCGGCGGGCGACTCCGTGGGCGGCGTGGTGGAGGTGCGGGCCGCCGGGGTGCCGGCCGGGCTCGGGGAGCCCGTCTTCGGGAAGCTCGACGGGGAACTCGCCGGGGCCCTCATGTCCATCGGCGCGGTGAAGGGCGTGGAGATCGGGGCTGGGTTCCGGGCCGCGGAGATGACCGGGTCCGAGCACAACGACCCCATCACCCCGGCCGGCTTCGAGGGAAACAACGCTGGCGGGATCCTCGCCGGGATCTCCAACGGCGACGAGCTGGTGATCCGGGCGGCGGTGAAGCCCATCCCCTCCATCGCCCGCCCGCAGCGGACCGTGAACCTCCGGGGCGAGGCCGTGGAACTCCGCGTGGGGGGCCGGCACGACGCCTCGGCCATCCCGCGCATCGTGCCGGTCTGCCAGGCCATGGTGCGCCTGGTGCTGGCCGACCACGTCCTCCGGGCCCGGGGGCAGGGCCAGGCGATCGACTGGCCGGGGGAGGGACGATGA
- a CDS encoding DUF167 domain-containing protein yields the protein MDLPPYLADTPEGAVLRVRVQPRASRTEFAGRHGDLVRLRVQAPPVEGAANEACTRFLAKFFGLARSRVRLRAGARGREKAFLLAGLSAAEVRRRLPES from the coding sequence GTGGACCTTCCCCCGTACCTCGCGGACACCCCGGAGGGGGCCGTCCTCCGGGTCCGGGTGCAGCCCCGGGCCTCCCGGACGGAATTCGCGGGCCGCCACGGCGACCTCGTGCGGCTCCGGGTCCAGGCCCCGCCGGTGGAGGGCGCGGCCAACGAGGCGTGCACCCGGTTTCTGGCCAAGTTCTTCGGCCTTGCCCGGTCCAGGGTCCGGCTCCGGGCCGGGGCGCGGGGACGCGAGAAGGCCTTCCTCCTCGCGGGGCTCTCCGCCGCCGAGGTCCGCCGGCGCCTGCCGGAATCCTAG
- the cobJ gene encoding precorrin-3B C(17)-methyltransferase: MRAGTARLDVVGIGPGDPAWLPPAAAECLRAAEVVVGYKTYVDLLAPVLRPGQEVHATGMRQEVDRCRFAVDQALSGRRVALVCSGDPGIYALAGLVFEVLRTRPEGAGLPVRVVPGISALNACAALLGAPLVHDFAVVSLSDLLTPWEVIRRRVEAAAAADFVLVLYNPRSRRRVRQLGEAVEILLRHRPEATPAGVVRRAARGGEEVRVLTLGELAGADVDMQTTVIVGNSRTFTWNGRMVTPRGYEAKYRLDAPGGADGGETA, encoded by the coding sequence ATTCGCGCTGGCACGGCGAGACTGGACGTTGTCGGCATAGGCCCGGGGGACCCGGCGTGGCTGCCCCCCGCCGCCGCCGAGTGCCTGCGGGCGGCGGAGGTGGTGGTGGGGTACAAGACCTACGTGGATCTCCTGGCGCCGGTCCTCCGGCCCGGCCAGGAGGTCCATGCCACCGGCATGCGCCAGGAGGTGGACCGCTGCCGGTTCGCGGTGGACCAGGCCCTCTCGGGCCGCCGCGTGGCCCTGGTCTGCAGCGGGGACCCGGGCATCTACGCCCTGGCGGGGCTCGTCTTCGAGGTCCTCAGGACCCGGCCGGAGGGCGCCGGGCTCCCGGTCCGGGTCGTCCCGGGGATCTCCGCCTTGAACGCCTGCGCGGCGCTCCTCGGGGCGCCCCTGGTCCACGACTTCGCCGTGGTCAGCCTGAGCGATCTTCTTACCCCGTGGGAGGTGATCCGCCGCCGGGTCGAGGCCGCGGCCGCGGCGGACTTCGTGCTGGTGCTCTACAACCCCCGGAGCCGCCGCCGGGTGCGGCAGCTCGGCGAGGCCGTGGAGATCCTCCTCCGCCACCGGCCCGAGGCCACCCCGGCAGGGGTGGTCCGGCGGGCCGCCCGCGGGGGCGAGGAGGTCCGGGTCCTCACCCTCGGGGAACTCGCCGGGGCCGACGTGGACATGCAGACCACGGTGATCGTGGGCAACAGCCGGACCTTCACCTGGAACGGGCGGATGGTGACCCCCCGGGGCTACGAGGCGAAGTACCGCCTGGACGCGCCCGGCGGCGCCGACGGGGGGGAAACCGCGTGA
- a CDS encoding type II secretion system F family protein — translation MPVYIWEGTTRSGEKRKGELEAQDEKTLRLVLQRQRITPTKVKKKPKDLFENVAFLQPKVKTKDVVVFTRQLSTMIDAGLPLIQALDVLATQQENKTFQVILKGIKADVEGGGTFADALRKHPKQFDGLYCNMVQAGEIGGNLDEVLNRLAEYMEKAERLKAKVKSAMTYPAIVLCIAGGVLAVIMIFVIPTFEKMFADFGGALPGPTQLVIDISKLVKKYFLAGIGAAVVAVFLFKRYYATDAGRKVVDRLLLKAPVFGILLKKVAVAKFTRTLGTLLNSGVAIIEALNVAAGTAGNRIVEEAIYQVRASISEGRTIAQPLEESGIFPSMVVSMIGVGETSGALDEMLNKIADFYDEEVDTAVDGLTSMIEPFMIVFLGGSVGSIIIAMYLPIFKMASVVGG, via the coding sequence ATGCCGGTCTACATCTGGGAAGGGACCACGCGGAGCGGGGAGAAGCGCAAGGGCGAGCTCGAGGCCCAGGACGAGAAGACCCTGCGCCTCGTCCTCCAGCGCCAGCGCATCACCCCCACCAAGGTCAAGAAGAAGCCCAAGGACCTCTTCGAGAACGTCGCCTTCCTCCAGCCCAAGGTGAAGACCAAGGACGTGGTGGTCTTCACCCGCCAGCTCTCCACCATGATCGACGCGGGGCTCCCGCTCATCCAGGCCCTGGACGTCCTGGCCACCCAGCAGGAGAACAAGACCTTCCAGGTCATCCTGAAGGGGATCAAGGCCGACGTGGAGGGCGGCGGGACCTTCGCCGACGCCCTCCGCAAGCATCCCAAGCAGTTCGACGGGCTCTACTGCAACATGGTCCAGGCCGGCGAGATCGGCGGCAACCTCGACGAGGTCCTGAACCGCCTGGCCGAGTACATGGAAAAGGCCGAGCGGCTGAAGGCCAAGGTGAAGAGCGCCATGACCTACCCGGCCATCGTCCTCTGCATCGCGGGCGGCGTCCTCGCGGTGATCATGATCTTCGTGATCCCCACCTTCGAGAAGATGTTCGCCGACTTCGGCGGGGCCCTCCCCGGGCCCACCCAGCTGGTCATCGACATCAGCAAGCTGGTCAAGAAGTACTTCCTCGCCGGGATCGGGGCCGCCGTGGTGGCCGTCTTCCTCTTCAAGCGCTACTACGCCACCGACGCCGGGCGGAAGGTGGTGGACCGGCTCCTCCTCAAGGCCCCGGTCTTCGGGATCCTTCTCAAGAAGGTCGCGGTGGCCAAGTTCACCCGGACGCTCGGGACCCTCCTGAACAGCGGCGTCGCCATCATCGAGGCCCTCAACGTGGCCGCCGGCACCGCCGGCAACCGCATCGTGGAGGAGGCCATCTACCAGGTCCGGGCGAGCATCAGCGAGGGCCGGACCATCGCCCAGCCCCTGGAGGAGAGCGGCATCTTCCCGAGCATGGTGGTCTCCATGATCGGGGTGGGCGAGACCAGCGGCGCCCTGGACGAGATGCTGAACAAGATCGCCGACTTCTACGACGAGGAGGTGGACACCGCCGTGGACGGGCTCACCAGCATGATCGAGCCCTTCATGATCGTCTTCCTCGGCGGGTCCGTGGGCTCCATCATCATCGCCATGTATCTGCCCATCTTCAAGATGGCCAGCGTGGTCGGCGGCTAG
- a CDS encoding prephenate dehydrogenase/arogenate dehydrogenase family protein — protein sequence MTDPSGFPPPPVAAPVIGIVGGLGRMGRWFEAFLRGEGYEVLVADLATSLSPEDLAARCDVVILAVPMEAFGEVAARVGPRMREAAFLTDLCSLKAPQVAVMLEAARCEVAGTHPLFGPGETEAAGLRVALCPGRGEVWIRWWEGVFRRRGVQTVVLSAERHDRAMAWVQALNHFILVALGQAAAETTAAELCDIAALATPSFQRQVEILARLAQQDPALYAAIQGGNPHAAAVLDRFCGKAERLRALLAAGDMEGFGRCFRAAQALGARLAKGCGRIPGEG from the coding sequence ATGACGGACCCATCCGGGTTCCCGCCGCCGCCCGTGGCCGCCCCCGTGATCGGGATCGTGGGGGGGCTCGGGCGGATGGGCCGCTGGTTCGAGGCCTTCCTCCGGGGGGAGGGATACGAGGTGCTCGTGGCGGATCTCGCGACGTCCCTTTCGCCGGAGGACCTGGCGGCCCGGTGCGACGTGGTGATCCTGGCCGTCCCCATGGAGGCCTTCGGGGAGGTGGCCGCCCGGGTGGGACCCCGGATGCGGGAAGCGGCCTTCCTCACCGACCTCTGTTCCCTCAAGGCGCCCCAGGTGGCGGTCATGCTGGAGGCGGCCCGGTGCGAGGTGGCCGGCACCCATCCCCTCTTCGGCCCCGGGGAGACCGAGGCGGCGGGCCTCCGGGTGGCCCTCTGCCCCGGGCGGGGCGAGGTGTGGATCCGCTGGTGGGAGGGCGTCTTCCGGCGCCGCGGGGTCCAGACCGTGGTCCTTTCCGCGGAGCGCCACGACCGGGCCATGGCCTGGGTCCAGGCGCTCAACCACTTCATCCTGGTGGCGCTTGGGCAGGCCGCCGCCGAGACCACGGCGGCGGAGCTGTGCGACATCGCCGCCCTGGCCACCCCCAGCTTCCAGCGCCAGGTGGAGATCCTCGCCCGCCTCGCCCAGCAGGACCCGGCCCTCTACGCCGCCATCCAGGGGGGGAACCCCCATGCCGCCGCGGTGCTGGACCGCTTCTGCGGCAAGGCGGAGCGGCTTCGCGCCCTCCTGGCGGCGGGCGACATGGAGGGTTTCGGCCGCTGCTTCCGGGCGGCCCAGGCCCTGGGGGCCCGGTTGGCGAAGGGGTGCGGCCGGATCCCGGGGGAAGGGTAA
- the aroA gene encoding 3-phosphoshikimate 1-carboxyvinyltransferase — translation MAAGASRRVSAAAGPVRGVVRVPGSKSLTQRALVAAALAEGTSRLFGPLDSEDTRLLREALGALGVGFDTGTEAWRVRGRGCRVAAPAGELYLGNNGTGIRFLASVAALAPAAVRLTGTPRMAQRPIGPLLEALRGWGVRAESLHGTGCPPVEVHGGGIEGGETRLDASKSSQFLSSLLLAAPCARRPAEIVLSGPLVSRPYVDLTTAVMAAFGVRVEVSEDRRFRVPRRAYRPADYAVEGDASSASYFWAAAAVTGGRVTVANVPAEALQGDAAFADLLGRMGCRVEKSAEGVTVEGPPEGELRGIEVDMGRWPDVVPTLAVVAAFARGETVVTGVAHLRIKESDRIRSVVTELVRLGVSAEERPDGLVVRGGGRLRPAEVATYDDHRMAMSFAVAGLRVPGLRIRDPGCVAKSFPGFWEVFEGLVGAGA, via the coding sequence GTGGCGGCCGGGGCCTCCAGGCGCGTTTCGGCGGCGGCCGGACCCGTCCGGGGCGTCGTCCGGGTGCCCGGGTCCAAGAGCCTCACCCAGCGGGCCCTGGTGGCCGCGGCCCTGGCCGAGGGGACGAGCCGCCTCTTTGGCCCCCTCGACAGCGAGGACACCCGGCTCCTCCGGGAGGCCCTCGGGGCCCTGGGCGTCGGTTTCGACACGGGGACGGAGGCCTGGCGGGTCCGGGGGCGGGGCTGCCGGGTCGCGGCCCCGGCGGGGGAGCTCTACCTCGGCAACAACGGGACCGGCATCCGCTTCCTGGCCTCGGTGGCGGCCCTGGCGCCGGCGGCGGTCCGCCTCACCGGGACGCCGCGGATGGCCCAGCGACCCATCGGGCCCTTGCTCGAGGCCCTTCGGGGCTGGGGGGTCCGGGCCGAGAGCCTCCACGGGACGGGGTGCCCGCCCGTGGAGGTCCACGGCGGCGGGATCGAGGGCGGCGAGACCCGGCTCGATGCCTCGAAGAGCAGCCAGTTCCTCTCCTCGCTGCTCCTCGCCGCCCCCTGCGCCCGCCGTCCCGCCGAGATCGTCCTCTCCGGGCCCCTGGTCTCCCGGCCCTACGTGGACCTCACCACGGCGGTGATGGCGGCCTTCGGGGTTCGGGTGGAGGTCTCGGAGGACCGCCGGTTCCGGGTGCCGCGCCGGGCCTACCGGCCGGCGGACTACGCCGTGGAGGGCGACGCCTCCAGCGCGTCCTACTTCTGGGCGGCGGCCGCGGTGACGGGCGGGCGGGTCACCGTGGCCAACGTCCCGGCGGAGGCCCTCCAGGGGGACGCCGCCTTCGCCGATCTCCTCGGCCGGATGGGGTGCCGGGTGGAGAAGTCGGCCGAGGGGGTCACCGTGGAGGGGCCGCCGGAGGGGGAGCTTCGCGGCATCGAGGTGGACATGGGGCGGTGGCCCGACGTGGTGCCCACCCTGGCCGTGGTGGCCGCCTTCGCCCGGGGGGAGACCGTGGTGACCGGCGTGGCGCACCTGCGCATCAAGGAGTCCGACCGGATCCGGTCGGTGGTGACGGAGCTCGTCCGGCTGGGGGTTTCGGCCGAGGAACGCCCGGACGGGCTGGTGGTCCGGGGCGGCGGCCGCCTCCGCCCCGCCGAGGTGGCCACCTACGACGACCACCGGATGGCCATGTCCTTCGCGGTGGCGGGGCTGCGGGTCCCCGGCCTCCGGATCCGGGACCCGGGGTGCGTGGCCAAGTCGTTTCCCGGCTTCTGGGAGGTCTTCGAGGGGCTCGTCGGGGCCGGGGCATGA
- a CDS encoding PPC domain-containing DNA-binding protein, whose product MKVSREGRIGRVFVLRLEDGDEIPGCIEAFAAERKLSAACCLLVGGAAGGTLVVGPADGSLRPPVPVRAAVEGVHEVVAAGTLFPGEDGRPRLHVHGALGRGDRARVGCLREGVRVWTVAEVVLLELLDTGMVRRRDPATGLELLLPG is encoded by the coding sequence GTGAAGGTCTCGCGCGAGGGGCGCATCGGCCGGGTCTTCGTGCTGCGGCTCGAGGACGGGGACGAAATCCCCGGCTGCATCGAGGCCTTCGCGGCGGAACGGAAGCTCTCGGCGGCCTGTTGCCTGCTCGTCGGGGGGGCCGCCGGCGGGACCCTGGTGGTGGGCCCGGCGGACGGTTCCCTGCGGCCGCCGGTCCCCGTTCGGGCGGCCGTGGAGGGCGTCCACGAGGTCGTGGCCGCCGGGACGCTCTTTCCGGGGGAGGACGGCCGGCCCCGCCTCCACGTGCACGGCGCCCTCGGCCGCGGGGACCGGGCCCGCGTGGGGTGCCTCCGGGAGGGGGTCCGCGTCTGGACCGTGGCGGAGGTGGTGCTCCTCGAGCTCCTCGACACCGGGATGGTCCGCCGCCGGGACCCGGCCACGGGCCTCGAGCTCCTCCTGCCCGGGTAG
- a CDS encoding shikimate dehydrogenase, with protein MEERPPVRRPVDTQTRLYGIIGHPVRHSLSPAMHNAAFLAAGENAVYLAFDVTDPAAALAGARALGIGGLSVTIPHKEAVLPLLDEVDPPARRIGAVNTVIHRDGRLLGANTDAAGAVRALEEAIPLAGRRVVVLGAGGAARAVAVGAAERGASVHVANRTPERARAVAALCGGTFSGLSEMPGEADVLVNTTPVGMAPAAGETPVPADRLPGFRVVMDIVYAPVETRLLREAAAAGCRVVNGLRMLLYQAAAQFELWTGRPAPAAAMEAALYRGLGEEG; from the coding sequence ATGGAGGAGCGACCCCCGGTGCGGAGACCGGTGGACACGCAGACCCGGCTCTACGGGATCATCGGGCATCCCGTCCGGCACAGCCTGAGCCCGGCCATGCACAACGCGGCCTTCCTGGCGGCGGGCGAAAACGCGGTCTACCTGGCCTTCGACGTCACGGACCCGGCGGCCGCGCTGGCCGGGGCGCGGGCACTCGGCATCGGGGGGCTCTCCGTGACCATCCCCCACAAGGAGGCCGTCCTGCCCCTGCTGGACGAAGTGGATCCGCCGGCGCGGCGCATCGGCGCGGTCAACACCGTGATCCACCGCGACGGGCGCCTCTTGGGGGCCAACACCGATGCCGCCGGGGCCGTCCGGGCCCTCGAGGAGGCGATCCCCTTGGCCGGCCGGCGGGTGGTGGTGCTGGGGGCCGGGGGGGCGGCCCGGGCGGTGGCGGTGGGGGCGGCCGAGCGGGGGGCCTCGGTCCACGTGGCCAACCGGACGCCGGAACGGGCCCGGGCGGTGGCCGCCCTCTGCGGAGGCACCTTCTCGGGCCTTTCGGAGATGCCCGGGGAGGCCGACGTCCTGGTCAACACCACCCCGGTGGGCATGGCCCCCGCCGCCGGCGAGACGCCGGTCCCGGCGGACCGGCTCCCGGGCTTCCGGGTGGTCATGGACATCGTCTACGCTCCGGTGGAGACGCGGCTCCTCCGGGAGGCCGCGGCCGCGGGATGCCGGGTGGTGAACGGGCTCCGGATGCTCCTTTACCAGGCGGCGGCCCAGTTCGAGCTCTGGACCGGGCGCCCGGCCCCCGCGGCGGCCATGGAGGCGGCGCTGTACCGGGGCCTGGGGGAGGAGGGCTGA
- the cobM gene encoding precorrin-4 C(11)-methyltransferase — MSPYPDPEQHSAPPYPVAFVGAGPGDPELLTVLGARLLREADLVLYTGSLVPAEVVAGLRAEVRSSAGMTLEEALDLMVSAARAGRRVVRLHTGDPALYSAVQEQIEGLRRAGIPYRIVPGVTAGFAAAAAIGQELTIPGVSQTVIFSRIGGKTPVPPGEDLARLAAAGGTLVLYLSAGHLRRVVRALVDGGREPDTPAVVVAEASRPAERVVRGTLATIADEAERAGIRKTAVILVGRALAASELDLGRRSLLYAPSFGHGFREAEVRPPADSARVRAPEPPSWAESAPAAAGPAPEAPPKVAGAFHGWDSGGYAYPEAGFPEAPAGPAGEGPSPAAWSRGRLTLVYVTPGGRVLAERIAAAVPGSEILPYADLRRPGALEARWAWGRGLVFVMAAGIVLRFLAPYLKDKRTDPAVVVVDERGRHAVSLLSGHLGGANHLARVVAELTGGEAVVTTASDTLGLVALDAWAMERDLRVRDFEAFKLAASALVAKGRLTLYTDCRVAALPRGLEAAAEVETADVVVSPYELPGASPILRLFPPVLALGVGCNRGTSAAVLERQAEAFLEAHGAAREALFCLATIDVKRDEPGLVELARRWHLPLHCFPAAELDRVPVRRPSSRVARAVGAHGVAEPAAILASGGGRLLVPKEKKGAVTFALARRDWTLSA; from the coding sequence ATGTCGCCCTACCCGGATCCCGAGCAGCATTCCGCCCCGCCGTACCCCGTCGCCTTCGTGGGGGCGGGGCCCGGGGACCCGGAGCTCCTCACCGTGCTCGGCGCCCGGCTCCTCCGGGAGGCCGACCTCGTCCTCTACACGGGCTCCCTGGTACCGGCCGAGGTGGTGGCCGGCCTCCGCGCTGAGGTCCGCAGCTCCGCCGGGATGACCCTCGAGGAGGCCCTGGACCTCATGGTGTCGGCGGCCCGGGCCGGCCGGCGGGTGGTCCGCCTCCACACCGGCGACCCCGCCCTCTACAGCGCCGTCCAGGAGCAGATCGAGGGCCTCAGGCGGGCGGGGATCCCCTACCGGATCGTCCCTGGGGTCACCGCGGGATTCGCCGCCGCCGCGGCCATCGGCCAGGAGCTCACCATCCCCGGCGTGAGCCAGACCGTGATCTTCTCCCGCATCGGGGGGAAGACCCCCGTCCCGCCCGGCGAGGACCTCGCCCGGCTCGCCGCCGCGGGGGGGACCCTGGTGCTCTACCTCAGCGCCGGCCACCTCCGCCGGGTGGTCCGCGCCCTGGTGGACGGGGGCCGGGAGCCGGACACCCCGGCCGTTGTGGTGGCGGAGGCGAGTCGTCCCGCCGAGCGTGTGGTCCGGGGGACTCTGGCCACCATCGCGGACGAGGCGGAACGGGCGGGGATCCGGAAGACCGCCGTCATCCTGGTGGGCCGGGCCCTGGCGGCCTCCGAGCTGGACCTCGGCCGCCGTTCCCTGCTCTATGCCCCTTCCTTCGGCCATGGTTTCCGGGAGGCCGAGGTGCGGCCGCCCGCCGACTCCGCCCGGGTGCGGGCGCCGGAGCCGCCCTCCTGGGCGGAGTCGGCCCCGGCGGCGGCCGGGCCGGCCCCGGAGGCGCCGCCGAAAGTGGCGGGGGCCTTCCACGGGTGGGACTCCGGTGGGTATGCCTACCCGGAGGCGGGTTTTCCGGAGGCCCCCGCCGGTCCCGCCGGGGAGGGCCCATCCCCCGCCGCCTGGAGCAGGGGACGGCTCACCCTGGTCTACGTGACCCCGGGCGGCCGGGTCCTGGCGGAACGGATCGCCGCCGCCGTCCCGGGGTCCGAGATCCTGCCCTACGCCGATCTGCGGCGTCCCGGGGCCCTGGAGGCCCGGTGGGCCTGGGGGCGCGGCCTGGTCTTCGTCATGGCGGCGGGGATCGTCCTCCGGTTCCTCGCCCCCTACCTCAAGGACAAGCGCACCGACCCGGCGGTGGTGGTGGTGGACGAGCGGGGGCGCCACGCCGTCAGTCTCCTCTCCGGCCATCTCGGCGGGGCCAACCACCTGGCCCGGGTCGTGGCCGAGCTGACGGGGGGAGAGGCCGTGGTCACCACGGCCTCGGACACCCTCGGCCTGGTGGCCCTGGACGCCTGGGCCATGGAACGGGACCTCCGCGTCCGGGATTTCGAGGCCTTCAAGCTGGCCGCCTCGGCCCTGGTGGCCAAGGGTCGGCTCACCCTCTACACCGACTGCCGGGTGGCGGCGCTGCCCCGGGGGCTCGAGGCCGCCGCCGAGGTCGAGACCGCCGACGTGGTGGTGAGCCCCTACGAGCTGCCCGGCGCCTCTCCCATCCTGCGGCTCTTTCCGCCCGTCCTCGCCCTGGGGGTGGGGTGCAACCGGGGGACCTCCGCGGCGGTCCTGGAGCGGCAGGCCGAGGCCTTCCTCGAGGCCCACGGCGCGGCCCGGGAGGCCCTCTTCTGCCTGGCCACCATCGATGTCAAGCGGGACGAGCCGGGCCTCGTGGAACTGGCCCGGCGCTGGCACCTCCCGCTGCACTGCTTCCCGGCGGCGGAGCTCGACCGGGTCCCGGTGCGCCGGCCTTCATCCCGGGTGGCCCGGGCGGTGGGGGCCCACGGGGTGGCCGAGCCCGCGGCGATCCTCGCCTCGGGCGGCGGGCGTCTCCTGGTCCCGAAGGAGAAGAAAGGAGCGGTCACATTCGCGCTGGCACGGCGAGACTGGACGTTGTCGGCATAG
- a CDS encoding radical SAM protein: MPDVTGGPAGARRPGDAARISGLEIRPDRRGLRDFPPVSYPAPDGRCHEIRRGDYTFEVGLDGAVRRIHSRRPDWPEPGGYLRCGLAHRWVYRSPALYGETFALTGRHYLPHVLAGDRWTGWDPWAGPALHEAIRAWDEAAALAAELAPSVSEPALAALLRRVGAHGRAGLERRARRLRRILRAPLPVLPPECARVDYAVLPVILAEGCPSECRFCRFRTGAAFRRRPLEDVRAQAEGLRDLLGPELVNFASVFLGQNDALAAGAAAVVEAAEAVREVLRPREAYHRRPRLFLFADPAAFLQLDDAALEALGALPFEGIHVNVGLESPDPETLARLGKALYPEAAAEVLRRAEAVNRAPGPLEVGLNFLVGSGLPDRHHRRLEAILTAPGRPVPKGAVYLAPLDWPPGSFRELRRTVLSLKARSAWPVFLYPVEPV, translated from the coding sequence GTGCCGGACGTGACCGGCGGCCCGGCCGGGGCAAGGCGGCCGGGGGACGCGGCCCGGATCTCCGGGCTCGAGATCCGGCCGGACCGCCGCGGCCTCCGGGACTTCCCGCCGGTGAGCTACCCGGCGCCCGACGGGCGCTGTCACGAGATCCGCCGGGGGGACTACACCTTCGAGGTCGGCCTCGACGGGGCGGTCCGGCGCATCCACTCCCGGCGGCCCGACTGGCCGGAACCCGGCGGCTACCTCCGGTGCGGGCTCGCCCACCGGTGGGTCTACCGGAGCCCCGCCCTCTACGGGGAGACCTTCGCCCTCACGGGCCGCCACTACCTGCCCCACGTCCTGGCCGGCGACCGGTGGACCGGCTGGGACCCGTGGGCGGGGCCGGCCCTGCACGAGGCGATCCGGGCGTGGGACGAGGCGGCGGCCCTGGCGGCGGAGCTGGCCCCCTCGGTATCGGAGCCGGCCCTTGCGGCCCTCCTCCGGCGCGTGGGGGCCCACGGCCGCGCCGGCCTCGAGCGCCGGGCCCGGCGGCTGCGCCGGATCCTGCGGGCCCCCCTCCCCGTCCTGCCGCCGGAGTGCGCCCGCGTGGACTACGCGGTGCTCCCCGTGATCTTGGCGGAGGGATGCCCGTCCGAGTGCCGCTTCTGCCGGTTCAGGACGGGGGCGGCCTTCCGGCGGCGGCCCTTGGAAGACGTCCGGGCCCAGGCGGAGGGACTCCGGGACCTCCTGGGGCCGGAACTGGTGAACTTCGCCTCGGTCTTCCTCGGCCAGAACGACGCCCTGGCCGCCGGGGCGGCGGCCGTGGTCGAGGCCGCGGAAGCGGTCCGTGAGGTCCTGCGCCCCCGGGAGGCCTACCACCGCCGGCCCAGGCTCTTCCTGTTCGCGGACCCGGCCGCCTTCCTCCAGCTCGACGACGCGGCGCTCGAGGCCCTCGGCGCCCTCCCCTTCGAGGGCATCCACGTGAACGTGGGTCTCGAGTCCCCGGACCCGGAGACCCTGGCCCGCCTCGGAAAGGCCCTCTACCCGGAGGCGGCGGCCGAGGTCCTCCGACGGGCCGAGGCCGTCAACCGCGCCCCGGGCCCCCTCGAGGTGGGGCTGAACTTCCTGGTCGGATCCGGCCTCCCGGACCGCCACCACCGGCGGCTCGAGGCGATCCTCACGGCCCCCGGCCGTCCCGTGCCGAAGGGCGCGGTCTACCTGGCCCCCCTGGACTGGCCCCCGGGCTCCTTCAGGGAACTGCGCCGGACGGTGCTCTCCCTGAAGGCCCGCTCCGCCTGGCCGGTCTTCCTCTACCCGGTGGAACCGGTCTAG